The genomic DNA CATCGACCGGAACGGTTTTCCGTCATAGGCGGCTGTCATGCGTATCGCGGTGATCCTCGCCATTCTCATTCTGCTCGGCACCTTCGCGCCGCCCGACCTGCCCCAGCGCGAGCGGCAATATGCGGGGACGATCGCCTTCGAGCCGGTGCCGCTCGACCGCACCGACCCGGCACGGCGGACCGTCGGCAAGCTTCGCTATCTCGGCGGCTGGTCGGTCCGCAGCGACGACCCGCGCTTCGGCGGCCTGTCGGCGCTGGATGTTGCGGCAGACGGCATAATCGCGGCCAGCGACGCGGGCTGGCTCATCCGCATGCCCTTGCCCGGCCAATCTGGCCGCGTCGCGATCCAGGCGCTCGCCAAGGGCCGCAAGCAGGATCGCGACGCCGAATCGATGGTCGTCCACGACGGACAGGCTTGGATCGGGCTGGAGCGCGCAAATGCGGTCTGGCGCTATAGTCTGACGGATGGGAGACGCGAGGCTGCCGCCGAGCCTGCCAAGATGCGCGGCTGGCGAGGCAATTCGGGTGCGGAGGCGATGCTACGGCTCGCGGACGGCCGCTTCCTGATCTTTTCGGAAGGCAGCGACGACGCCGCGAACAGCGCCGCCCTATTGTTCGACGGCGACCCGGCCGAGCCGGACATAGCGGCCATCGCTTTCCGCTACCGCCCGCCCGCTGGCTATCGGATCACGGACGCCGCGCTGCTGCCCGACGGGCGGATGATCGCGCTCAACCGCAGATTCAGGATGAGCGAGGGCGTGTCGGTGCGCGTGACCTTGTCGGACCTGTCCGGCATCGCCGCAGCGAAGACGCTGACCGGCACCGAGATCGCAGCCTTCGCGGCGCCGCTGACGGTCGATAATTTCGAGGGGATCAGCGTGACGCGCGAACGTGGCGGGGCGGTCGTCTGGATCGTGTCCGACGACAATTACAATCCGCTGCTGCAGCGGACCCTGCTGATGAAATTCGCGCTGGAAGACTGACGCCGCCCCGGTGGCGGAGCGGCAATCCAAAATTCAGGCGGCTTCGGCCTGCTTCTTCGCGACGTCGCGCTTGAGGCGGCGCGCACGCAGGCTGAGCTTCTCGTCGCCCGTCTTGCCGAGCCAATTGTCGAGGCCGCCGACATGCTCGACCGAGCGCAGCGCGCTGGTGGAGACGCGCAGCGTCACGCCGCGGCCCAGCGCGTCCGAGATCAGCGTCACGTTCTGCAGGTTGGGCAGAAAGGTCCGCTTGGTCTTGTTGTTGGCGTGGGACACATTGTGGCCCACCTGACGGCCCTTGCCGGTCAGCTCGCAAATGCGCGACATGATTCTTCTCTTGTTTGAGCGAGATCCCGAAAGGGCTCCCGGAAAGGGGGCGCGGATAACGGGCTAAGGCAGATTCGTCAACCGTCATGTCCCTCGTCAAAGCGCATGCAACTCTATCATAAGATCGGCGTTTGAGTTCCGATCGTTGCGGTAGTGCAACCGATCGGGTTACGCTTCGTTGTCGGTCGATGAGCCGCGACGGCGATAAAGGAGGAATTGCATGTCTCGTCCTATTCTCATCATTCTGGCGATTGCCGTTCTCGTATTGATCGTGCTGTTCGCCACCGGCTTCTGGAGCGTCGATCAGACCCGTGAAGCCAAGCTGCCGGACGTCGAGGTCCAGGCCCAGGGCGGTCAGCTCCCGGCCTATGACGTCGATTCCAAGGAAGTCGTGGTCGGCACGACCACCGCCAACATCGAAGTACCGAAGGTCGAGACCAAGACCGAGCAGGTCCAGGTGCCGGTCGTCGGCGTCAAGGATAACGGCGAGCAGTAATCGCCGTGCCGCGCCGGCCCATTCCCCGGCGCGGCAATTGATTACGACGCGGCCGGCTTCCCACACGGGAGGCCGGCCGTTTCGATTCTCGAGCGCTGCAATTGCCGTCGGCATCACTGCACCCTAAAGCGGCGGCATGTGGGACCGCCTGCTTACCGACTGCCACATCGCGACGATGGACCCCGCGATCGCCACCCCGTTCGGCGCGATCGAGGACGGTGCGATCGGCATCCAGGATGGACGCATCGTCCGCGTCGGACGCCGCACCGAGCTTGCCGGTTTCCGTGCCCGCAGCGTCGAGCCGCTCGGCGGCGCCTGGGTGACGCCCGGATTGGTAGACTGCCACACCCACCTCGTCTTTGGCGGCAACCGCGCGCACGAATTCGAGATGCGACTCCAAGGCGCGAGCTACGAGGAGATCGCCAAGGCTGGAGGGGGGATCGTCTCCACCGTCGGCGCCACGCGGAACGCCAGCGTCGAGCAACTCGCAGAAGCGGCACGGCCGCGGCTCCAGGCGCTGATGCGCGGCGGCGCCACCACGGTGGAGGTGAAATCGGGCTACGGCCTGGATGTCGCAACCGAGATCAAATTGCTGAAAGCCGCCAAGGCGCTTGGCGACAGCGAAGCTGTGCGCATCTCTCCCACCCTCCTCGCGCTCCATGCGCTGCCTCCCGAATATAAGGAGCGGCGCGAGGAATTCGTCCGCATCGCGATCGAGGAGATGCTGCCGGCCGCGGCGGATGCAGGGCTTGCGACGGCGGTGGACGCTTTCGCCGAAGGGATCGGCTTTACGGTCGAGGAGGCGCGCGCGCTGTTTGCGGCCGCCAAGGAGCGCGGCCTCGGCATCAAGCTCCATGCCGAGCAGTTGAGTAATCTGAGCGGCGCGGCGATGGCCGCGCGTTATGGCGCGCTGTCGGCCGATCATCTCGAACATGTCGACGAAGCAGGTGTGGCGGCGATGGCCGAGGCGGGGATGGTCGCCGTCCTGCTGCCCGGCGCGTTCTATGCGCTGCGAGAAACGCGCAAGCCGCCCGTCGATCTGCTGCGCAAGCACAAGGTCGGCATGGCGGTCGCGACCGACTGCAATCCGGGCACTTCGCCGGTCCTCTCGCCGACGCTGATGCTCAGCATGGCTTGCACGCTCTTCGGTCTCACTCCCGAGGAGGCGCTCGGCGGCATGACCCGCGAGGGCGCGCGCGCGCTGGGCCTGGGCCACGAGATCGGCACGATCGCCGCCAACAAGGCC from Allosphingosinicella indica includes the following:
- a CDS encoding esterase-like activity of phytase family protein, which gives rise to MRIAVILAILILLGTFAPPDLPQRERQYAGTIAFEPVPLDRTDPARRTVGKLRYLGGWSVRSDDPRFGGLSALDVAADGIIAASDAGWLIRMPLPGQSGRVAIQALAKGRKQDRDAESMVVHDGQAWIGLERANAVWRYSLTDGRREAAAEPAKMRGWRGNSGAEAMLRLADGRFLIFSEGSDDAANSAALLFDGDPAEPDIAAIAFRYRPPAGYRITDAALLPDGRMIALNRRFRMSEGVSVRVTLSDLSGIAAAKTLTGTEIAAFAAPLTVDNFEGISVTRERGGAVVWIVSDDNYNPLLQRTLLMKFALED
- the rpmB gene encoding 50S ribosomal protein L28, which codes for MSRICELTGKGRQVGHNVSHANNKTKRTFLPNLQNVTLISDALGRGVTLRVSTSALRSVEHVGGLDNWLGKTGDEKLSLRARRLKRDVAKKQAEAA
- the hutI gene encoding imidazolonepropionase — protein: MWDRLLTDCHIATMDPAIATPFGAIEDGAIGIQDGRIVRVGRRTELAGFRARSVEPLGGAWVTPGLVDCHTHLVFGGNRAHEFEMRLQGASYEEIAKAGGGIVSTVGATRNASVEQLAEAARPRLQALMRGGATTVEVKSGYGLDVATEIKLLKAAKALGDSEAVRISPTLLALHALPPEYKERREEFVRIAIEEMLPAAADAGLATAVDAFAEGIGFTVEEARALFAAAKERGLGIKLHAEQLSNLSGAAMAARYGALSADHLEHVDEAGVAAMAEAGMVAVLLPGAFYALRETRKPPVDLLRKHKVGMAVATDCNPGTSPVLSPTLMLSMACTLFGLTPEEALGGMTREGARALGLGHEIGTIAANKAADLCVWRVSRPAELAYWVGLPGPEKRIMAGVDS